A stretch of DNA from Rothia mucilaginosa:
TTCGCGCTTTCCTTCGCCACCAAGGGTTACGGCCTTGACCGCAGCACCATGCTGCTGGTGCCGGTCGCCTCCAACACCCTCGGTCTGATTGCGATTCCGCTCGCCGCCATGCTTGCCGACCGGATTGGTCGTAAGCCCGTGTTCATTACCGGTGCGGTTGCTTCGTCCCTGGTGATGTTCCCGTACCTCGGCGCGATTACCGAGGGTAACTGGGTGGGTATCTTCGCCTACGGCGTGCTCATGCACGGTGCGCTGTACTCCATGGCGAACGGCGTGTGGCCCGCCTTCTATGCGGAGATGTTCCCGACCCGCGTGCGCGTGACCGGCCTGGCGTTGGGTACCCAAATTGGCTTCGCAATTTCTGGAGGCGTCGCCCCCGCCGTGGCGACGAGCCTCGCCGGTGCCGACCTGCATAACGCGGTGCTGCCCGCCGTGTTCACGGTTGCCATGTGCGCGCTCGTGGCGTTGGGTGCGCTGACGGCTCGTGAAGGGTACAAGAAGTCCCTGGCTGAGCTGGATGCATAACCCGAACAATATATTCCATATATAGAATAAATACAGGTGGGGCTGGATAGTTAGCTATCCATCCCCACCTGCGTGTTTAACCTTCTAAGCCCCCTGCTGAGCCGCAATCAGCGTCTCAAAATGCGCCGCCATACGCTCAGCGTTCGGTTCCAGCCCGGTGAAGAGGCGGAACGCATCCACCGCCTGACCCACCGCCATGTAGCCACCCGTTAGCACCTCGCATCCGGCGGTACGCGCCGCGCGCACCAGCTGCGTCTGTTGCGGCAGATAGATGACATCCGCAACCCACAGGCCTTCACGCAACACCCCGGCACTCAGCGCCGACTCGCTCAACGGCATACCCGGATGCACGTGCATGCCCACCGGGGTTGCGTTCACCAAACCCTGAGCTTGTAGTAGAGCTTCAATCAAGTGCTCGTCGTCGCTCAGCACCTCGACCCGGGTCTGCGGGAAGAGCCCGCCCAGCTGCTCCGCAAGCTCCTGCGCTTTCGCCGCGTCACGCTCAAAGAGACTCAGACGGCGCACCCCCAGGCGGCACAGGGCGTACGCCGTGGCGCTACCGGCACCGCCAGCACCCAGCTGCACCACGTGCTCCAGGCGCGCCGGGTTCTCCGCCACCTGCGGCAGGCCGCGCTTCAATCCCGCAATGAACCCGGAGTAGTCCGTGTTGTCGCCGTAGAAGCTGCCGTCCTCGCCGATCACTACGCAATTGACCGCGCCCAGGGCGCGTGCCGCATCCGAAAGCTCGTGCAGGTGCTCCATGACCGACTGCTTGCACGGGTGCGTGATGTTGAAAGCGTTGAAGCCGAGCAGTGCCGCCGCATCCAGAAGCGCCGGGGCGGAGGCGCCATCCAGGTTCAGGGCGTCCAGGTCGACGGGGCGGTACAGGTAGCGCACCCCGTGCGCGTCCGCCTCTGCCTCGTGCATGGGAGGGGTCAGGGAGGAGGTGATGCCGTCACCAATGAGGCCCACTAGGAAAGATTCAGTACGCAAACTCATAGTTTCACTGTACGTGTCCGCCTCGTAAGATGCACCTACTTTCTTGAACCCGTACCAAATGCGCGCTGGAGTTGGGAAGAAGATAAAAATAATTTCTACGCCCACAAGAGCGATATGTCTGACAGAAACACCTCGAAGGTATAAGCTTGGTATAAGTGCTCGCGCGCCACGGCGCGCACATGAGACCACACAGACACCGTCACAGTGAAGTGATACCGATATTCGGAGGATAGATTGTCAATGACTGACAAGGCTATGGCACACTTCGCTGGCGCCGATGCATGGGTCGAGCAGTATTTCCTGAACAGCCCCGAAGATGAGCGTGAAGAGTTCACCCCGGCAGAGTTAGAGGATTTGGCTCGCACCCACCGTGCGCTGGCTCAAATCCGCCTGCCTAAGACCGCTGTCGTTGCCGCACGCAACGACGAGTACAACACCACCCTATACGTCGCGACCGACGACATGCCGCACATCGTCAGCTCCCTGACCGCATGCCTTGCCGCACACTTTGGTGGTTTCGTCACCATTCTTCACCCCACCTTCCTCGCTGAACGCGGCCCGGACGGTACCCTTCTGAGCCTGCGTGGCACCGGCATGCGCGGCAACCTTGCCAGCGGTGATACCGCCACTCTTGGCGTGCCCTCCCTCAAGCTCAGCGAGAACGCCCCGGCGGGTACCACTGTCGCTATTGAAGCCTGGATTGCGGTTCGCCTGACCCGCTACCTCACTGAGGAAGAGCAGCGCCGCTGCGAGAAGGAAGTTGAACGCGTCCTCGCTGACGTTCGTGCCTGCCACACCGACCTGGATGCTATGGTCGCCCGCGTTTTCGACCTGGCGCAGTCCATGTACGACCTGCGCGGCGCAACCCTGGGTCACGGCGAGGAATCCTACGCCGCCAACCCGCGCGGTGTGGAGCCTGCCTCCCGTGTGGAGGTGGCACAGGACTTCCTGCGCTGGCTGACCCGCGGCAACTTCGTGTTTATGGGTGTTAAGGAGCGCGTGCTGGATGGCACCTCCGGCGCTATTTCTCTGGTGGACCGCCCCGGTTCGGCGCTCGGTATTCTGCGCACCACGGAGGGTAAGAGCCGCATCCCGCTCTCAGGCGAGACTCTGGAGCGCGCCCTGTTCCCGCGCCCGCTGTACATCACGAAGGCGAACTCTCGCTCCACCGTCGCACGCAACGACTACCTGGACTACATTGGCGTGCGCCGCTTCGACCTGAACGGCCGCGTGATTGGTGAGTACGTCATTTTGGGTCTGTTCACCCGCCAGGCGTACGCGTTGCCCGCTATTGAGACTCCGCTGGTGCGTGAGCGTATCGCGATGGTGCGCCGCCGCCTCGGCTACCACCCCGGTTCTTACTCTGACAAGGCGCTTCTGGGTGCCTTGGAGGATTACCCCCGCCTGGAACTGCTGCACGCTTCCGCTAATGATTTGACCGAAACTTTTGGCGGCATCATGGGCCTGGAGGAGCGCCGCAAGACCCGCCTGTTCCTGCGCGCTGACATGTTCAACCGGTTTATTTCCGCCGTGGTGTACCTGCCTCGGGACCGCTACAACACGAACGTGTGTGCGCGAATCCAGCGGGTGTTCCAACAGGAATTTGATCTTAGTGCCATCGACCATGAGGTGTACCTGTCCTCCTCATCGTTGGCGCGCCTATTTTTCCGCATTCGACTCACCAACCCCAACGATGTGCCGAAGACGGATCATCAAGCTCTCGAAAAGCGACTGCAAGAAGCCGCCCGCTCCTGGGTGGAAGCAACCGCAGCTGCTATTGAGGCATGGAAACCCGGAGCGGAAGGCCGCCGACTCGCATCAGCCTGGGCAGATGCGACGAGCGCAGCCTACCGAGCCGATTACACAGTAGAACAAGCAATCGAGGATATCGTGATTCTTGAATCTCTCTCGGGCCAGAAGCCCGCCGCAATCAAGGTTGAAGCCGGCGAAGCCAACACCACCCGACTGAAGACCTACCTGTCCGCACCTCACACCCTCACCGAGCTTCTGCCGGTTATGCAGAATATGGGCCTGGTCGTTGTTGATCAGAAGCCCTACGAGTTCAAGCCTGAGGACGGCGAAGACTACGGCTACCTCTACGACTTTGGGGTCCAGTTCCCCGAGGGCGTGGACGCAAACGCTGTGGCTTCCCTGTACGAGGATG
This window harbors:
- a CDS encoding shikimate dehydrogenase translates to MSLRTESFLVGLIGDGITSSLTPPMHEAEADAHGVRYLYRPVDLDALNLDGASAPALLDAAALLGFNAFNITHPCKQSVMEHLHELSDAARALGAVNCVVIGEDGSFYGDNTDYSGFIAGLKRGLPQVAENPARLEHVVQLGAGGAGSATAYALCRLGVRRLSLFERDAAKAQELAEQLGGLFPQTRVEVLSDDEHLIEALLQAQGLVNATPVGMHVHPGMPLSESALSAGVLREGLWVADVIYLPQQTQLVRAARTAGCEVLTGGYMAVGQAVDAFRLFTGLEPNAERMAAHFETLIAAQQGA